The genomic region CCGCCCTAACGCAGATCATCGCTGCCGTCGAAACCCGCGCGCAAAGCCCGGAACTTCAGCGCAATATTACTGATATTCGCACCTATCTCGCCGCCTATGCCGGGCATGTCGAAGAACTCGAAAAACTACGCCTCACGCTCAATAGTCTGGCGCGGCCGCAGCTTTTAGGCATGGTGGATCAAAGCCTTGCCCTGCTCGTTAAACTGGCACGCGACACGCCCGACATCGATGTGCGCCGGAGCCTCGATCAAGCGCGCGCGGCTTTCGATCAAACCCGCACCGATCTTTTCTTGTTCTTTGAAGCGCCTGATACTGCCATTGCCAACCGCTTGCGCGACGGTCGGGACGATATCACCGATGCGCTCACGCGCCTTGCCCGCCAACCGACCCTCACCGACGCCGACGACCAGAAGCGTCTGCGCGATATTGGGATTCTGCAAACCGAATATGGCGCACAACTGAACGAAGCGCTCGACTTAACCCTCACGGCCCATCGCCTGACCGATGGTGCCATGAGTGCAAGCTTGCAGGAATTGCTGCTCTCCAGCCAAATCGCCCGAACCTTGCAAGCGCAGATCGGCGATACCCTCAACACCGAAACCGCGCTGCTTTTCACCCTCGCCGAACGCCTGACCTTGGGCCTTGCGATTGCCGCCGTCGCGCTCGGGCTTATCGCCGCCGTCGCCCTCGCGCGCAGCATCAGTGGCCCCTTGCGTGGCCTGACCCGCGCCATGACGCGGTTAGCGGAAGGCCACTTGAGCCAGGCAATCCCCGCGCTGGAGCGGCGCGACGATCTCGGCCATATGGCGCGGGCGGTGTTGGTGTTCCGGGACAATACCGAAACGATGAACCGGCTGCGCGAAGACCAAGAGCAGGTACGGCAGACCGCCGAAGCCCAACGGCGGGAGGAGTTGCGCCGTCTCGCCCAGCATTTCCAAAACCAAATCGGCGGCATTGTGACCGAGGTCGCCACCGCCGCCGATCAAATGCGGGCAATGGCGGAAACCTTGCACAGTTCAGCGGCGGTCGCCTCCACCCAAGCGCTGAGCGTTTCGGCTGGCGCGGAAGAGGCCGCCGTCAATGTCGAAAGCGTGGCCGCCGCAACCGAGCAACTCACCGCGTCGATCACCGAGATGGCCCGGCAAGCCCGCGAGGCCGCCCGCAACGCCGCAACCGCTGTCAGCGACGTCACCGCAACGGAACGCACGGTCACAGGGTTAGTGTCCGCCTCCGGGCAAATCCAAGGCATCGTGACCTTGATTGCCGATATTGCCCGGCGCACCAATCTCTTGGCCCTGAACGCGACCATCGAGGCCGCCCGGGCAGGCGAGGCCGGACGCGGGTTCGCCGTCGTCGCGGGCGAGGTCAAGCTGCTCGCCACGCAAACGGCACAGGCGACCGGCGAGATTGCCGCGCTGATCGCCAATGTCGAAGCCGCCACGGCAAGCGTTACCGGCTCAACCCACGGCGTCGGCGAGGTGATCGCGGAGTTGGAGGGGATCGCCCAAACGATGGGGCGCGGCATGGAGCAGCAGCTTGCCGCAACACAGGAAATCGCCCGCAACATCGATCATGCCGCCCGGGGTGCCCAAGACGTTTCGAATAGCATCGCAACGGTCAGCCTCGCGTCTGCCGCCAGCGGCCAAGCCGCCGAGAACGCCCGCCAGCACGCCGATACCCTCTCCGCCCACGCCCGCATTTTGGCGGAAACCGTGGCGGGCTTTATGGCCCATCTGGAGCGCGGAGCGGCCTAAGCGCAAAAGAAAGGGGGCTTGCGTCCCATCTGACGGCAAGCCCCCTGCCCTAACCGGTTTACGAGTCGAGCAAAGCTTTCACTGCCGCACGGGCGGCTTCGTCTGCCGACTGCTGACTGTTGAAGAACTTCGTGACGATATCGGTGAGGGATGCCGTGGCATCCGCCGACGCCGCATGGCCATAGGCAACCGTGGGAACGGCGCGGTTTTGGCTATTGGCAGCTTTGAAGTCGGCCATCGTCTGCTGCGCGCACCGGTCGAACTTCTCCCCGGAAACGTCTGTCCGTGCCGGAATCGAGCCTTTGGCGAGATTGAAGGCTTCTTGGTTCGCGGGGGCCATAATCGCTTCCGCGAACGCCACTTGCCCCGCCGCCCGGTCCGGGTTGGTTTGGCGGAACATGGAGAAGCTATTCACCAGATAGCTAAAGCTGCCCTGGCTTCCGGGGGTTGGAAAGCAGAGGTAATCCTGATCGGGCAACTTGCCCGCCGCCGTAAACTCGCCCTTGGCCCAATCGCCCATAATCTGCATGGCCGCTTCCCCGCGCATCACCATGGCCGAGGCAAGATTCCAATCGCGGCCTGGGAAATTCGGGTCGACCATGCCGCGCAGGGCGCGAAGCTGGGTGAAGATCTGCGCCATCACGGGGCTTTTCAGCGCCGCCTGATCGCGCTCAACAAAGGCTTTCCGGTAATAGTCCGGCCCGCCAACGCCTAAGGCGACCGAATCGAATAGGGTTAAATCCTGCCAAGGCTGGCCGCCGTGGGCCAGGGGCAGAATTCCGGCGGCTTTGAATTTCTCGGCCAGCGCGTTGAACGCCTCCCAGGTTTGAGGAATGGGCGCGTTGATCTTGTCGAAGGCCGCCTTATTGGCCCAAACCATATTCACGCGGTGAATATTGGTGGGAACCGAGACATAGATACCATCGACCTTTGTGAAAGCCTTCACGGCATCCGGCAGAACCGCATCCCAGTTTCCGGCGCGGGCCGTACTGTTCATGTCCCCAAGCATCCGTGCCCGCGACCAATCGACGATATCCTGCCCCAGCATAAGCATTGCCGTCGGCGCATTGCCCGCGTTAAGGCGGGTCAGCATGACCGTTTTGGCATTACCGCCGCCGCCGCCCGCAACCGGCGCGTCTTTCCAGAGCACATTTCGGGTGGCGAGATCGTCTTTCAGCACCTTAAGCGCTTTCGCTTCGCCCCCGGAGGTCCAGAAGTGCAAAACTTCAACCTCTGCCCCCGCAAGCGCCATTGAGCTGAACAGGCTCGTTCCCAAGAGCGCGAGAAGCGCCGCCCGCATCTGTTTCCGCATGGTAAAATCTCCCTGGCCGCCCTTCAGTTCGAAAGGCGGGTTTGTTGAATTTTTGAAGTTACTTCGGAACGTTTCAGACCCATTCGATTCATTAGAACGTTCCAATTAAAAATAACAAAACACTTCTTATTGAGTCAACATTATACGTAATTTGGAATTTCCAAAAATTACTCAAAGGCCAATGATATTATTTTTACCTGGCAAATAAATTACTCCAAATCACTCCAAAAGAATCGCGCGGAAATCATTCACATTGGTTCGGGTTGGTCCAGTGACGAGCAAATCGCCAAGCGCCTCAAAGAAGCGATAGCTATCGTTCCGGGCCAGAAAATCGGCGGCGGACAGGCCAACCGTTTGCGCACGGGTGAGCGTTTCGGGCGTAACAAAGGCCCCCGCATTATCCTCGGTGCCGTCGATGCCATCGGTATCGGCGGCAAGGGCGAAGACGCCCTCCAGTCCGTTCAGGGCCTGGGCGAGCCCCAGAGCGAACTCGGCATTGCGCCCGCCCCGCCCGCCTTTCGCGCGCAGGGTTACGGTCGTCTCGCCCCCTGAGAGGATAACGCAGGGGGGCTTCACGGGAAGACCATATTGGCGAATGGACCGCGCAATCCCAGCGTGGACTTTCGCCACCTCGCGCGCCTCGCCCTCAATCGAATCACCCAAGGGCAATACGGCCAGCCCCAACGCCGCCGCCCGCGCCGCTGCGGCGGCGAGGCTCTGCTGCGGGCTAGCGATGACCCGCACTTGCTTACCGGCGAAGGCTGGATGATCGGGCGCGGGGGTATCGGCCAAAGGGGACGCCAGCCACGCCCGCAGCGCTGGGCCGGGATCGATGCCGTAACTGGCGAGAATCGCCTGCGCCTCGGCCCGGTCGGATACGTCCGGCACGGTCGGGCCAGAGGCGATGAGCCCCGGATCATCCCCCGGAACATCGGAGATCAGCAGGCTCACCATCGGCGTTTTCGGCGCGGCTACGGCAAGACGCCCGCCCAAGATGCCCGAGACATGCTTGCGAACCCGGTTCATCTGCGCAATATCCGCGCCCGAGGCCAATAACAGCCGATACAACGTCTGGATATCGGCCAAGGGCACCCCCGGCGGGGGTAAGGCCAGTAGCGCCGATCCGCCCCCGGAGATCAGCGCGAGAATAAGATCGTCCGGCCCGGCCTCCCCGACCAACGCCAGCAACCGCTGTGCGGCGGCCTGTCCGGCAGCGTCGGGAACCGGGTGCGCAGCCTCCAGAACCTCGATCGAGCGGGTTGCCGCGCCGTGGCCGTAACGGGTGACGACCAAGCCCGCGAGTGGCCCCGGCCATAGGTTTTCGAGCGCTGCCGCCATTTCAGCCGCCGCCTTCCCCGCCCCGACAACAAAGGTACGCCCCTTCGGCGGGGGCGGCAGGGCCGCCGCAAGCGCTTGGGCGGGTTGCGCCGCCGCCACCGCCGCATCGAAGAGGCTGCGCAGAATGTCGCGCGGGGATATAGCGGTCATCGGCTTAGCTCTCAATTCCATAAACGGCCAGAACTTGCCGCATCCGCCGGGCGGCCCGGTCGGGATCGCTCAGCAACCCAGCCGCATCGGCCAGACGGAAGAGCTCGGCGAGATGGACCAGGGAACGGGCGCTCTGCTGCCCGCCGATCATGGTGAAATGATCCTGGTGCCCATTCAAATAGGCCATGAAGACCACGCCGGTTTTATAGAACTGCGTCGGCGCTTTGAAGATATGGCGCGAGAGCGGCACCGTGGGAGCCAATAGGGCTTCGAACGTGGGCCGGTCGCCTGCCGCGAGTGCGCTGAGGGCGGCCGACGCCGCCGGGGCGATGGCGTCAAAGATCCCCAACAGCGCATGGCTGAACCCGTGCGCATCGCCGCCGATCAATTCGGCATAGTTGAAATCATCGCCAGTATACATTTTTACGCCGGGCGGCAGTCGGCGGCGCATTTGAACTTCCTTCTCCTTATCGAGGAGGGAAATTTTGATGCCGTCCACCTTATCGGCATGCTCGGCGATAATGCCTAAGCAAACCTCCAGCGCGGGCGGAAACTCGGTGGTGCCCCAATAGCCGGTTAGCGCCGGATCAAACATATCGCCGAGCCAATGCAGAATAACCGGCTGTTTTACCTGCCGCAGAATCCGGCCATAGACGGTGGCGTAATCCTCCGGGCGGGTGGCGGCTTTCGCCAGCGCCCGGCTGGCCATCAGAATGATCCGGCCGCCCAGGGCTTCAATCGTGCTGCACTGGGTTTCATAGGCGGCGATCACATCGTCAAGGCTCGCCCCGGCAGGCGCAAGATGATCGGTTCCCGCGCCGGAGAAAACCACCGCACCGGGGAAATCCCGCGCGGCATCGAGACTGCGGCGGATCAACTCCTGCGCTTGGCCCCAATCCAGCCCCATACCGCGCTGGGCCGTATCCATCGCCTCGGCCACGCCCAACCCGAGCGACCAAAGATAGCGGCGGTATTCAATCGTTTTGTCCCAGTCAATCGCGGGCGGGCTGAACCAGGGGGCAGTATCCGCAAAGGGATCGGCAACCACATGGGCCGCCGACAGGGCAATGCGATTGAAGGCCACCGACGGCTTGGGGAATTCTCGTGCGGGCGACAGGGTGAAGGGCGTCAACGCGCCGCCAACGGCGGGCAACAAGAGGCTGGACATGGGGATTCTCCCAAACACTCAGAGGGAAACGGGCAGATCGAAGACGAGAATGCCGTCGAGGCCGCCAATGGCATTTTCAACGAGCTTCGCCCCCAGGGCTTGATGGTCGGGATGCGCTTGATAGGCGGCGAGCGCGGCCCAATCGGCAAAATCGACGACGAAACCGTGATGGTAGCCGCGCTCGATCTTCTCCGGGCTTTCGCTGCGCCCGGCGGTGATGGCGAGAATACCCGGCACCTGAGCGCGAATTTCCTCAAGCTCGGTGAAGAGCGCCGCGATATGGCCTTCGCTCACCTCGGGCTTAAAGCGGATTAAAACGATATGACGAATCATGAGGCGGCCTTTCGCAGGGCAGAGGCGGGATCGTTCGGCAGCGTGACCGGCGGCAGCGGCGGCAGACCGCGAATAAGGTCCGCCCCCTTCTCGCCAATCATCACGGTCGGGGCATTGGTATTGGAGGAATTAACGGCGGGCATGATCGAAGCATCGCAGACCCGCAGCCCGGTGAGACCGTGAACCGCCAGAGTTTCGGGATCGACCACCGCCAGCGGATCGCGCCCCATTTTGCAGGTGCCCGCCGGGTGATGGTCGGTCTTGCAGGTCCGATAGGCGTAGGCCATGAGGTCCGCGTCGCTCTCGACCGTCGGGCCGGGGGCGCGTTCCGCCAGAATGAAGGGCTTTAGCGCGTTTTGCCGAAACAGCTCCCGCGCCATGCGCAGCCCTTCAAGGCTCATCGCTCGGTCGTAAGGATCGTCCCAATAGTTGGGATCAATCAGCGGCATGGCGCGGGGGTCGGCGGACGCGAGCCGAACCGTGCCGCGCGACCGGGGGCGCAGGAAGGCCGAATTGAGCGTTACGCCCGCATTGCGCAGCTTATCCACCCCCGCTTCAATCCCCGACCCTAACCCTAAATGAAACTGAATATCAGGCGAGCGCGCCGCCGGATCGGCAAAGCCGAACCCGCCGGTTTCAAACAGGGTTGAGGCAACGGGACCTTTCTTGAACAGCACATACTGGAGTCCCGCCCACAGGCTTTTGTGCAGCTTGGCGTAACTGTCGTAAGTGTGATCGCCGGTGCATTCGGCAATCACGTAGAGATCGAGATGATCCTGCAAATTGCCGCCGACGCCCGGCAGATCGTGTCGAACCGGTACGCCTGCTTTTTCCAAAGCGGCACTTGGGCCAATGCCGGAAAGCTGCAACAGGCGTGGCGAGCCGATGGCCCCGGAGGACAGAATAACGTCGCGCTCGGCCCGCAGAAGAACCTCAGTTCCGCCCTTCCCGGCAACGATAACGCCTGTCGCCCGGGTGCCGTCCAGGGCAATGCGCAGAACCTGCGTGCCAGTCATGAGTGTTAGATTTCGGCGCGTGCCCAAAATTGGTTTCAGATAGGCGCTGGAGGCGGACGAACGGCGGGCATTGCGCACCGTTACCTGATAATGGCCCACCCCCTCCTGCGTCGCCCCGTTGAAGTCCGGGTTGAACGGCAAACCCGCTTCCTGCCCCGCGCGTAAAAACGCCTCGCTGATGGGCAGTGGATTGATCGGCACGGAAACGCCCAAAGGCCCGCCATAGGCATGGTGCAGATTATTGAAACGCTGATTGTCTTCAGCACGCTTGAAATAGGGCAAAACCTCGCGGTAGCTCCAGCCGGGGCAGTCGTGCTCGAACGCCCAGGCGTCATAATCCAACCGGTGCCCGCGCGTGTAAATCTGTGCATTGATCGACGAACCGCCGCCCAATACCTTGGCTTGGGTATACCAGAGCACGCGATTGTCGAGATGGCGTTGCGGCACCGTCGACCAGCCCCAACTGCCGATGCCCTTCGTCATTTTGGCAAAGCCCGCAGGCATATGGAACAGCGGGTTGCGGTCGCGCGGCCCGGCTTCCAGAAGCAACACGCGCGCCGCCGGGTCTTCGCTCAAGCGATGGGCCAGCGCGCAGCCCGCCGGGCCCGCCCCGCAGATAATGTAATCAAAGGCGTGTGATAGGGACATTCCGGCCTCTCCTACAAGCGCGGCAGGCTAAGCCCGCCATCGGCCATAATCACGCTGCCCGTGGCAAAGCCGAAGCCGCCCCCGGCGAGGGCCGCAACAATGCTGCTAATATCGGCCCCCTCGCCCCAGCGCCGCATCGGCACAAGCCCGTCCGCGATGGCTTGATCGTATTTTCCGGCCACCCCTGCCGTCATGTCGGTGCGGATAATGCCTGGGCGCACCTCGAAAACCGAAATCCCCTCGCCCGCAAGGCGCAAGGCCAACCCTTGGCTCCACATGGCAAGACCCGCTTTCGAGATGCAGTAATCCAGCCGCTCCGGCGAGGCCATCGCCGCGCTGACCGAGGTGATATGCAGAATGCTGCGGCTGACGCCCGGTATGCTGGGCGTTGCCAGCATGTGATTCACAACCCGCTGCGTCAGAAACATCGTGCCACGCAGGTTGACGTTCACCACGCTATCGAAATTCTCCGGCCGCAATGCCAGAACATCGCCGCGCACCGGCGCGGCCATGCCGGCATTATTGACGAGACAATCAATCCGCCCGAAGGCTTCCAGTGCAGGCGCGACAATCGCCGAGTGATCGTCGAGCACCCCAAGGTTGCCCGCTGAAAACACCACGCGCGCGCCGTGCTTCTGAGCCAGATCCGCGCAAATCGCCTCGGTCTCGGCGCTGGCCTTAGTGCTGCTGATGCCTAGGTCGAAGCCCCGCGCGGCCAGTGCCTCGGCAATCGCCAAGCCGATGCCGCGCGTACCGCCGGTAACCAGAGCGACGGGGCGGGAGGTGGAGAGACAGGAACTCATATCAAGCGATCCCCTCAGAACGAAGATGATCGGCAACGCGCAGCGCTTGCGCCGCAATCGTTAAAGCCGGATTGACCGCCGCCGAGGTCGTTAAAAACCCGGCATCGACGACGTAAAGATTGGAAACCTCGTGACTACGGCAGAAGGGATCGACGACCGAGTTAACGGGGTCGTGACCCATGCGCGTGGTGCCACATTGGTGCGAGGGTGTGCGCTGATCGAACAGGCGGCTTAGCACCAACGGATAGCCAGCATCTCGCAATCGATCCCGAAACGCCCGCACCAACCCGTGATGGGCGCGCATATTACTGCGCCGCCAATCGAGCCGAATCGAGGCGCCGTCCAGGGTCACGCGGCTCTCCGGGCGCGGTAGATCCTCGCTCATCGCGTACCAATCGACCGAATGGCGGGCGAGCATCCCCAGCGCGCGTTCGGGCACCCAGGGCAGCGAGGCTTTCAAGATTGCCCCACTGATTTTGCCGAGCAGTTGGATATTCCCTAAGGGTGGCCCGCCGCGCCCGTCCGAAAGGTAAAAATCATTGATTCCGAGCGTCTTTTGGTACACGGAGGGGTTCGGGCGGCGCGGATCGACGGCCAGCATCGCCGTACAATTATGGTTCATGAAATAGCGCCCCACGGCGCCCGACTGGTTGCCGATCTCCGACGCCAGCAGCAGCGCCGCCGAATTCACCGCGCCTGCCGCCAGAACAATGGTTCCGGCTGATAGGCGCTGAAGCCCCTCGGCGGTCTCAACCTCAACCCCCGCCACCCGCCGCCCGTCCGGGCTTGCCACTAGGCGGCGGACCCGCGCACCGGTTACGAGGCGAAAGCGCGGATCGCGCAAAGCCTGCGCCAGCGGGGCGGTTTCAGCATCAAGCTTGCCGGATCGCGTATCGGGGAAGGCATCCCAGGGGGTTTTTCCCCCCGCCAACCAGCGTTCGATATCCACCGCTAAGGGCAGCGAGAATGGCGTTAGACCCACGCCGCGCAACCGGGCGCGCACCTCGGCAATCGCCGGCTCGTCGGGAACGGGCGGATGCGGGTAGCGGGTGGAATGCACGGGTTCGGTCGGGTCTTCTCCCTCTGCGCCGCGCACCCGAAACAGGGTTTCCGCCCGCCCGTACCAAGGCTCCAGGGTTTCATAGGGAAAGGGCCAGCCGGGGGTATCCCCCTCGGCATGGGCGCGCGCCTCGAAATCCTCCCGCCGGTAGCGCAGGAGCACCGCTCCATAGAATTTAGAATTGCCGCCAACGATATAATAGGTGCCGGGGGAAAACGCCCGCCCCGCCCCGTCCTGCCAGGTTTCGGCGGGCCGAAAATGCCCGCGCTGGAAAATTGCCCGTGGGTCGCGGGCTGGGGCGGAGGTTGGTATTACCTCCCCCCGTTCCAGCATAACCACGCGCGCCCCGCTCCCCGCCAACCCGGCCGCGAGCGTTGCCCCGCCGATGCCAGAGCCGATAATCAAAACATCGGTTTGTGTTGGGAGCGGCGTGCCCATGATTATAGCCGCACGCCGCTAGCGGCATCGAAGAGCAACGCCTTATCCATATTGAAGGCGAAAGGCACCGTATCGCCCGGCGACACGCTCACATCGGCGCGCATCCGCGCAATCACTTCCTTCCCGCCCAAGTGACTGATCACGAACGTATCGGCCCCCGCAGGCTCGACGACTTCCACCTGGGCCGGAACCGTTTCGATACATTTGGCCGCCTGATCGGCCCCGCCGAGATCGGTGATGGCTTCGGGACGAATGCCGAAGATCACCTTTTGCCCGGCGTGAACCGGCGTCGCCAAACTGGAAGGGAGCGGCAGGGTAATCGCCTCCGTTCCGCGTCGCTCCAGACTGATCCGGTCCCCGGCGTCCACCTGCGCGGAAATTAGGTTCATCGCGGGCGAGCCCATGAAATCGGCGACAAACAGGTTGGCGGGGCGATTATAGATTTCGGCGGGCGTGCCGACCTGCTGAAGCAGCCCATCCCTCAAAACCGCGATCTTGGTGGCGAGCGTCATCGCTTCAATCTGATCGTGGGTGACGTAAACGATGGTCGCGCCCGTGCGCTGATGCAGGCGTTTGATTTCGGTGCGCATATCCACCCGCAACTTGGCGTCGAGGTTGGACAGGGGCTCATCGAATAAAAACACGCGCGGCTCGCGCACCAACGCCCGCCCCATTGCCACCCGCTGGCGCTGCCCGCCGGAAAGCTGCCCCGGCTTGCGGCTCAGCAGATGCTCGATTTGCAGCACCTTGGCGACCTTTTGCACCGCCGCCATCCGCTCGGCCTTGGGAACGCCGCGCATTTCGAGCGCAAAGGCAATATTTTCTCCCACGCTCATCGTGGGGTAGAGCGCGTAGGATTGGAACACCATCGCAATATCGCGCTTTGACGGGTGAAGATCGTTGACGATCTGCCCGTCGATGCTGATATGGCCGTCGCTAATGCCCTCAAGGCCCGCGATTGTGTTGAGAAGCGTCGATTTCCCGCAGCCGGACGGGCCGACCAGCACCAGAAACCCGCCCGGCTCCAGCGTAATATCGATGCCCTTGAGGATTTCGAGCGCGCCGTAGCGCTTGCGCAATCCGGAGATTTCTAGGAACGCCATGGGCTTTATCCTTTGACCGCGCCAGCCATCAGGCCGCGCACGAAATAGCGCCCCGCGAGAACATAAACGAGCAGGGTCGGCAGGGCCGCCATCATGGCCGCCGCCATATGCACGTTGTATTCGCGGACGCCGGTTGAGGTATTGACGAGATTATTCAGCGCGACCGTCATCGGAACCGCATCGCCGGACGCGAAAGACGCCCCGAAGATGAAATCGTTCCAGATATTGGTGAACTGGAAAATCACCGTTACGACAATGATCGGGCCAGATGAAGGCAGCAGAATCCGCCGGAAAATCTGGAAGAAACTCGCGCCATCCATCTGCGCCGCCCGGATCAACTCGGTCGGAAACGCCTCGTAATAGTTTCGGAAAAACAGCGTGGTAAAGCCGAGACCATAGACGACGTGCACCAGAATCAGCCCAAGCACATGATTGGCGAGCCCAATCGAGCCCAGCACCCGCGCCATCGGGATCAAGACCGACTGAAACGGAATGAAGCAGGCGAACAGCATCATCCCAAACACAAGCTTATGGCCGGGAAAGCGCCATTTGGTCAGCACATAGCCGTTCAACGCGCCGAGCAGGGTGGAGATCGTCACGGCGGGTACGACCATCTGGATCGAATTCCAGAAGAAGCCTTTGATTCCCGTGCAGCTTAGGCCCACGCAGGCGCTTCCCCAGGCCGCCACCCAGGGGGCAAAGGTGGGATTCTGCGGCAGGGCCAGCATATTCCCGTCGCGCACCTCGTCCAAGGTCTTGAACGACGTCACGACCATCACGAACAGCGGTAGGAGGAAGTAAATGGCGAAGAGCCCGAGCAGCCCGTAAATCACAATCCGGCTTACCCAGCGGCGGCCAACCGGGCCGCTCCCCGATTCAGCGCCGCTCATCGCCCGCGCTCCCGCAGTTCGGAGTAGATATAGGGAATCATGACGGCAGCGACGGTCATCAGCATGATGACGGCACTGGCCGAGCCAACGGCCATTTGATTCCGCGTGAAGGTGTAGGAATACATGAAGGTCGAGGGCAGTTCGGTGGCATTGCCCGGCCCGCCGCCCGTGAGCGCAATCACGAGATCGTAGGATTTAATCGCCATGTGGGACAGCACGATCACCGCCGACAAAAAGGCTGGGCGCAGCAGCGGAATAACGATGCGGCGGTATATGGCGTAAGGGGAAGCGCCATCCATCTGCGCCGCTTTGAGAATCTCGCCATCGATGCCGCGTAAGCCCGCAAGAAACATCGCCATGCAAAAGCCTGCCGCCTGCCACACCCCGGCAATGACCACGGTGTAAATCGCCATATCCGGGTTGACCAACCAATCGAAATTGAAGCTGGTGAACCCCCAGGCATGCATCGTG from Elstera cyanobacteriorum harbors:
- a CDS encoding GMC oxidoreductase, producing MGTPLPTQTDVLIIGSGIGGATLAAGLAGSGARVVMLERGEVIPTSAPARDPRAIFQRGHFRPAETWQDGAGRAFSPGTYYIVGGNSKFYGAVLLRYRREDFEARAHAEGDTPGWPFPYETLEPWYGRAETLFRVRGAEGEDPTEPVHSTRYPHPPVPDEPAIAEVRARLRGVGLTPFSLPLAVDIERWLAGGKTPWDAFPDTRSGKLDAETAPLAQALRDPRFRLVTGARVRRLVASPDGRRVAGVEVETAEGLQRLSAGTIVLAAGAVNSAALLLASEIGNQSGAVGRYFMNHNCTAMLAVDPRRPNPSVYQKTLGINDFYLSDGRGGPPLGNIQLLGKISGAILKASLPWVPERALGMLARHSVDWYAMSEDLPRPESRVTLDGASIRLDWRRSNMRAHHGLVRAFRDRLRDAGYPLVLSRLFDQRTPSHQCGTTRMGHDPVNSVVDPFCRSHEVSNLYVVDAGFLTTSAAVNPALTIAAQALRVADHLRSEGIA
- a CDS encoding ABC transporter ATP-binding protein; the protein is MAFLEISGLRKRYGALEILKGIDITLEPGGFLVLVGPSGCGKSTLLNTIAGLEGISDGHISIDGQIVNDLHPSKRDIAMVFQSYALYPTMSVGENIAFALEMRGVPKAERMAAVQKVAKVLQIEHLLSRKPGQLSGGQRQRVAMGRALVREPRVFLFDEPLSNLDAKLRVDMRTEIKRLHQRTGATIVYVTHDQIEAMTLATKIAVLRDGLLQQVGTPAEIYNRPANLFVADFMGSPAMNLISAQVDAGDRISLERRGTEAITLPLPSSLATPVHAGQKVIFGIRPEAITDLGGADQAAKCIETVPAQVEVVEPAGADTFVISHLGGKEVIARMRADVSVSPGDTVPFAFNMDKALLFDAASGVRL
- a CDS encoding carbohydrate ABC transporter permease, whose product is MSGAESGSGPVGRRWVSRIVIYGLLGLFAIYFLLPLFVMVVTSFKTLDEVRDGNMLALPQNPTFAPWVAAWGSACVGLSCTGIKGFFWNSIQMVVPAVTISTLLGALNGYVLTKWRFPGHKLVFGMMLFACFIPFQSVLIPMARVLGSIGLANHVLGLILVHVVYGLGFTTLFFRNYYEAFPTELIRAAQMDGASFFQIFRRILLPSSGPIIVVTVIFQFTNIWNDFIFGASFASGDAVPMTVALNNLVNTSTGVREYNVHMAAAMMAALPTLLVYVLAGRYFVRGLMAGAVKG
- a CDS encoding carbohydrate ABC transporter permease, which codes for MAHSPKLALARPGPHWRDRLQEILPRVVLAPSCAAILVFVYGFILWTIYLSFTNSRLMPVYEFIGFDAHIRLWTQQNWYVAIKNLAIFGGLYIVVCMGVGLTLAILLDQKIRGEGVLRPIYLYPMALSFIVTGTAWKWFLNPGLGLDRTMHAWGFTSFNFDWLVNPDMAIYTVVIAGVWQAAGFCMAMFLAGLRGIDGEILKAAQMDGASPYAIYRRIVIPLLRPAFLSAVIVLSHMAIKSYDLVIALTGGGPGNATELPSTFMYSYTFTRNQMAVGSASAVIMLMTVAAVMIPYIYSELRERGR